The following nucleotide sequence is from Futiania mangrovi.
ATGAAGCCGCCACGCGAATAACTCGTGATGACGGCGAAGACTCCAAGCGCGATCACGCCATAGATGACGATTCGCACCCATTGCGTGCGGCTGTAGCGCGCGAGGTAGTAGAGCACCGGCATGATCATGACCATCGCCAGCGACAGGTGGTTCCGGTCCCCGATCATCGAGCCCTGCGGGCCGAAGTCCGCGGTGCCGAGGTTCCGCCCGCCTGCCAGGATCCCGGCGACGCCGTTCCGGGCGCAGTAATAGCCGATCGAGATGGCGAGCACCCACATGAGGGCGATGAGCCGTGTCCGCGTATTCACGATCAGGAGCACGGCGATCAGGTACACGAACACCTTGATCGGGATGTGCATGAAATAGACCCATGCGGATGCGAAATCGAGCGCCGTCAGCGTCGTGACCACCGTCCAGAGTCCGAACGCGACCAGGGCGGCCACGGTCCAGCTCATCGGCACTTTCTTGGCGTCGGGCGAGATCAGCCACCCGGCAAAGGTCGCGATCACGATCAGCTGGTTGAAAGGGATGTCGTAGGCCAGGCCGAACGTCTCCCGGTGCGGGTTCATCACCGCGAACCACGTCCACACGAGAATGCCGATCTGCGGTCTGAGAAAACAGAGCGGCAGCAGTCCGAGAAAACCGAAGATAAGCACCAGATCGCGCATCGGACCGTTTTCCTGTTGCCGGCACCACAAGGAGGTTCCCCGCCAGTCGGCGCAGGGTACCATCCCGTGTTCAGACCTCGCATATTCTGTGCGACGGCCCAAGATTTTGTTAATGCTGACGTCGCACGATGCATCCGAAAGGCGCCAGCGCGCCGCGTCCGACCCTCACGCTCCGGAGTTTGCTCATGCTTGGCGGCCTGCTTCTGGTGTTGGCGATCGCCGCGATCTACATCGTCTGCTTCTGGCTGATCGCCAATGAAGGCAAGCCGGACGAAGGCGCACACGGCATCCTTGCGCTGCGCACCGGGGCAGAGGTTCAGGCCCGGAAGGAGAAGCGAAAACCGCGAAAGAGGGGCCGCGCCGCGCGCCAGTCGCAAGCGGCAAAGCCATGAGCGTACCGATGCAGCTCCTGCGGATCCTGTCGGTAACGACCCTCTACCCGAACGCGGCGATGCCGTCGCACGGCGTGTTCGTCGAGAACCGACTGCGTCATCTGGTCGCCTCGGGCGAAGTGGACCTGCGTGTCATCGCGCCCGTTCCCTGGTTTCCCTTCGGATCGGAGATGTTCGGCGCCTACGCGCGCTTCGCCTCTGTTCCCCACGCGGAGGTCCGGCACGGGATTTCCGTCACGCACCCGCGCTATCCCGTCATTCCCAAGGTCGGCATGACCGCCGCGCCCTATCTGCTCGCCCGCACGATGGAACGCGCGATCCGCGCCGACATTGCACGAAACGGCGACGTCGACCTGATCGACGCCCACTACTATTACCCAGATGGCGTTGCAGCGGCCTGGGTGGCCGGACGCCTCGGCAAGCCAGTGGTCATCACGGCGCGCGGCACCGACATCAACCTGATCCCGCAGTATCCCCGGCAGCGCCGCATGGTGCTCGATGCGGCTGCCGCAGCCGATGCCTCCATCACGGTGTGCAGGGCGCTCAAGGACGAACTCGTCGCCCTCGGCGCCGAGGCGGGCAAGATCCATGTCCTGCGCAATGGCGTAGACCTGGACATGTTCCGCCCGCGCGGCCGGGACGCCGCACGTGCCCGCCACAGCCTGACACGCCCCACGGTCGTCTCGGTCGGCGGCCTGATCGAGCGCAAGGGACATCACCTGATCGTCGAGGCGATGAAGGAGGTGGCGGGCGCAGACCTGCTCATCGCAGGCGACGGCGAGATGCGCGGCGCGCTCGAGACGCAGATCGCGCGCCTCGGCCTCGGCGACCGGGTGCGTCTGCTCGGCCGGGTGAACCACGCCGACCTTGCCGAACTCTATTCCGCGGCGGACCTCATGGTACTGGCGTCGAGCCGCGAGGGCTGGGCGAACGTGCTGCTGGAGTCGATGGCCTGCGGTACCCCGGTTGCGGCGACCCGGATCTGGGGCACGCCGGAGGTGGTGCAGACCGAGGCCGTCGGCACCCTGATCGAGGAGCGCACACCGGCCGCGATCGCCAACGCGATCCGCCGGATGCTTGCCGCCCCCCGCGACAGGGCCGCGGTGCGCGCCTATGCGGAAAGGTTTTCCTGGGACGAGACCACGGCCGGGCAGCTTGCGCTCTTCCGGGAGATTCTTGCCCGCCGCGCCGCGCTCAAGACCGCGGCCTGAACCGGTCGCGCAAGCCCTTCGCGGCCCGCTCCAGCCAGAAGACGAGCCGGCGCCGCTGCAGTGTCAGCGAGACCAGCGGCGCCGCCTCCTGGCCCAGTTGCGTCTTGTAGCGGTTCTCCCCCGCCATGAAGTCATAGACGTGTGCGCCCCGTTCCAGATGGTCCGCCGCGCACATCGCATGGGTGACGAGACCGGGCTTGAGCTTTGCGTCGTCCTCGTAGCGCAGACCGCTCAGGTAGAAATAGACCCGCCCGTCACGCACGAAATTGTAGAGATAGCCGATCTCGTGCTCTCCCGCTCGCACCCGCACGACCTCCGCCTCGCCGGCCGGCATCGCCCGCGCGATCAGCGCCCGATGCATCTCCAGGTAGTGCGGATGGGCGAAGGCGCCGGGCTTGCCGCGCGCCTGCCAATAGGGCTGATGCAGGGCACCCAGCCGTTCGAAGAAGTCGAGCGCCTCGGCTACCGTGCCGGCCCGGGTCAGGGCAAGGGGTCCGTTGCGTTCCTCGTAAAGCCGCATCGACCGGCGGATCTGGTGGCGTGTGTTGCGCGACATCGTCTCCAGCACGCCGCCGGCCGCGCGTGCTGCATCCAGGTCCATCTCGGCGGACGCCGCATCGAGACGTTGCCAGACCCCGAGCCCTAGCCCTTCCAGCCGCGCGGCAAAGTCCGGCGGCGCGTTGCGCACGTAAAGCTCGTCCCAGAGACGGCCGCGCGCATCCATCAGCGCGGCGAGCGCGGCGTCCTCAGCCTCTTGCGCACAGTCCGGATGGCACAGGATCCGATTGTATTCCAGGGTCACGACATCCCGCGCGGGATCGCCCGTCTCGTTGAGAAAGAGCGTCCGGCTGCGCACGAACTTGCGGCGGACGGCGGTTCTCAGCTCGAAGCAGGCAAGCCCCACGGTCTCTTCCCCCCGCGTAACTTCGACCGTCCAGGGCGCCACGGCCAGCGTGTCGAGCCAGGTGCCGATCCACGTCCAGGAAAGAAAGAACGCAGGCCGCGCCGCCGCTTCCAGGTGCTTCCATTGAACCGAGAGCCGGCCACGGTCGCGCAAGGGCTCGATGCGCACACTCAATCCATGGGTGTTCGAGTGCATTGTGGATCACCTTCCGGCTGCGCCAATCACAACCATACAACGGTCATCTTTGTCCGGTCCTGTACCGGTTCGGGGCATGCACGAGGGACTTTACGTACCGCGGGCGCCGTTCCCGGCTGGCACGGTTCTTGTTACACGTTCGGCGTCGGGCGTTTGACGCCAAACCATGAGTATGAGGAAAATCCTTGCCGGTTTCCGGCAAAAACTGGTTAACGCGCGGGCTTGCATGGGAAACTTTAACGTTTTGATGCGACACAGGACGTTCTGGCACAGCTTGTGCGTGGAGCGGACAGCGGCTCAAGGGCCTGCGCAGTCCATCGGCTGAGAAGGGTGAAGATATGATGCGGCTCCCCGGACTTCTGAAATCGGTCGTTCTCACGATCGTTCTGGCGCTTGGCCTTTCGGCGTGCGCAACTTCGAACAATCCGCCAGCGCCGCGCGAAGCGGTGGCGCCTACTGCGTCACCTGACTATGTCCTGGGCCCGCTCGACCAGATCCAAGTCTTCGTCTGGCGCTCGCCCGAGCTCTCTTCCCAGGTTCCGGTGCGTCCCGATGGCCGCATCTCCCTTCCGCTGATCGAGGACATGCAGGCAGCCGGCAAGACGCCGACGCAGCTTGCACGCGACATCGAGGAAGCGCTGAAGGTCTATGTCCAGAACCCGATCGTCACGGTCATCGTGGACAATTTCCAGGGCGCGCTGAACCAGCAGGTCCGCGTCGTGGGCCAGGCGGCGCAGCCGCAGGCCATTCCCTTCCGTGCGGGCATGACGGTGCTCGACGTGGTCATCGCGACCGGCGGCCTCACCGAATTCGCCGATGGCAACCGGGCCGTGATCGTCCGCTACACGGGCGATACGGAACAGGCCTACAACGTCCGCCTCGACGACCTCATCCGCTACGGCGACATCAAGGCGAACGTGCCGATGCTGCCGGGCGACGTGCTGATCATTCCCGAGGCATGGCTCTAGGACACGTGCAGCGGGCGGCCCCGGCCTTGCCGGGCCGCCTGCCGCGCGTTCCTGCGCAACCGCGACAGCGCATACGACTTGCTTGAGGAGTTGACCCCGTGGGCGGCGACATTCGTTATCTCATCAATTTCTATCTGACGGAGTTCTGGAAGCGCCGTTGGATCATCGTCGGCGTTGCCTGGATCGTGGGTCTGCTCGGCGCCCTGATGGTGATGTCGGTCCCTGACCGCTTCGAATCCAAGGCGCAGCTCTACGTCGACACCGAGGCCCTGCTGCTGCAGGTGCTCAAGAACGACGCGGCGACGTTCGACACCGAACGCCAGATCGAGAATGTCCGCCAACTCATGTACTCGCGACCGAACCTGGAGCGCGTCATCAAGAACACCGACCTCGACCTGACTGTGAACGACCAGGTCGGCATGGAGCGTCTTGTAGCGAATCTGCAGGAGCGTCTGCAGGTGCTGCGCGTCGGCCGCGACCTCTATTCGGTCAGCTACGCGACCAACAACGCCAGCGTTGCGCAGCGCGTCGTGCAGGAAGTGCTCAACAGTTTCATCGAACAGAACCTGATCCTCGAGCAGACGGGTACGGACAAGAGCCGCACCTTCCTTGCCAGCGACCTGCAGCAGATCGAGAAGGATCTCGAGCAAGCCGAAACCAAGCTGACGGAGTTCCGCTCGCAGAACGTGGAGATCCTGTCGGACACGAGCTCCCTTCTGAGCCGCATGCGCGAGGCAGAATCGACCATCGACCAGGCGCGGATCGAGCGGTCGCTGCTCGAGGCGCGGCGCGACCAGCTGGCGGTGAGCCTCGCCAACACTCCGCAGTCGCTCACCAGCGGCGGTTTCGTCTCGGCGCAGGCGCAGCAGCTGGCAGAACTTCGCTCCCAGCGTGCCCAACTCCTGCAGCGTTTCACGCCGAACCACCCGGATGTGCAGGCGATCGAACAGCAGATCCGCGGGCTGGAGCAGTCCGGCGTGCGCACTGGTGGCGGCGGCCGTACATCCCAGCCGAACCCGGTCTATGTTCAGCTTCAGGATCAGCTCCAGTCTGTCGAACTGCAGCTCGCCCAGCTTGACGAGCGCGTCCGCCAGGCGCAGCGCACCGAGACAACCCTGCGCGACACGCTGGAGCGGCAGCCGGCCGTGCAGCAGCAGCTTGGCCAGCTGCAGACGACCTACCAGCAGCTCTACGACGAATACCGCAAGCGGCGTCAGGACCTGAGCGTCATCGAGATGACCGAGGCGCTGAAGACGCGGACGACGCTCGTCGACTACCGCGTGATCGAGCCGCCGATCGAGCCGGTCACCCCGGTCGGGCCGAACCGCCTGCTGATGTTCCTTGGCGTGCTGTTCGCGTCCGTCGGTGCGGGCCTCGCAGTGGCCTTCCTCCGGATCCAGATGTCGGACAATTTCCCGACACTGATGCACCTGCGCAACGCCTTCGAGATGCCGATCCTGGGCAGCGTGTCGATGATCCGCCCCGCCCGGTCCATGGCCCAGCGCCTGACCAGCCTGGCCGTGTGGGGCGCGAGCGCGGCCGCTCTCGTCGCGATCTTCGGCGGGCTGATATACCTCTATCACTTCCAGCTTTACCGCCCGAACCTGACGGGGATCTCGGACCAGCTCTACTTCATGTTCCGCTCGGCCATCTGACGGACAGCCTGGAACGACCGCTTCGGAGAACGAAACCATGAGTCTCATCGACCGCGTCGCGAAGAAGTACGGCGAAGGCAAGGAGAAGGGTTCGCTTGTCGAGCGGACCGTCGACAAGGCCGCGCCCGACTCCGCGAGGACGCGCGCCGCCAAGCCGGCAAAACCGATCGGCGCGCCGCCGGCCGCAATGCCCGTGGCCGAGACGCCGGCGGCACCGGCCAAGCAAAGCTCGGAGTTCGTGCTCGACTTCACACGGCTGCGCGAGGGCGGGTTCATCACCCCCTACAACCGCCGCTCCCGCGTGTCCGAGGAGTTCCGCCTCATCAAGCGGCGCCTGATGCAGCGCATGGCGCTGAACCGCGAGGGCGGCCAGGTGCGCGCCCGCAACCGCGAGCACGTGATCCTCGTCACGAGCGCGCGGCCCGGCGAAGGCAAGAGCTTCAACGCCGTCAACCTGGCTCTGTCGATCGTGCTCGACGAAGGCTTCAACGTTCTCCTCGTCGACGCCGACGTGGCGCGCCCGTCCCTCAGCAAGCTGTTCAACGTCAACGCCCCGCGCGGCCTGACGGACTTGCTGGGCCAGAACCCGCCGGACATGGCCGACGTCCTGCTCCGGGAGCGCAATCATCCGCTGAGCTTCCTGCCGGCCGGCACCGCCGTGGCTTCTGCGACCGACCTGTTCGGCAGCCCGCGGATGAACGCACTTATGGACGACATCGCAGACCGCTACACCGACCGGATTATCATCTTCGACGGTCCCCCGCTGCTCGCCAGCACGGAGCCTGTGGTGCTCGCCCAGCACGTGGGACAGATCGTGTTTGTGGTCGATTCAGACCGCACGTCGCGCAATGCAGTGGAGTCCGCGCTCGATCTCCTCGACCGGCACGACAACGTGAATCTTGTGCTGAACAAGGCTTCGGCGCAGGGTAATACTGATCAGTTCGGGTCGTACTACGACGCCTACAACCGCGGGGACGCTGCCTGAGCGCAGCGCGGGGACGGCGCCGTCAATGGGGGAGTGAATGTCGTGAAGCGTGCCGTAGCCCTGGTCACCGCCAGCACCGTCGCCGGAGTTGCCGTCGCCACTGCGCGGCCGTTGGAGATCACGCCCTATGTCGGCGCGGAGGTCACCATCTCGGACAACATCGACCTGGCGCCCAGCGGCCAGGAGGACAGCGCGATCGTCACCACGGCCTATGGCGGGTTCGAGGCGCTCTACGACAGCCCGCGCTTCCGGGGCGGCGGCGTTCTGGAGCTTGCGGGCGACGTCTACCACGGGCGCGACAATGGCAAGAAATTCGATGGCTTGCGCCTGAACACGAATGCATTCGGCACGGCGGAAATCATCCCTAACCGGGTCTATGTGGACATGTCCGGCTATTGGCGGGACGTGCTGATCAATTCGGACGGGCGCATCTCGCTAAACCCGGTGGCGGGCGCTGGCGAGCGCACGGGCGTCGGCAACATCACGATCTCGCCCTCGTATCGCCAGCCGCTCGGGTCCAACCTGATCGGCGAGGTGCGGACGACGCACTCGCTGACCGGCGGCGCATCCGGCGACATCTCGACCGAGGTACGGAACGCCGCGCGGGCCTCGCTCGGCACGACACGGCCGTTCGGCCGGTTCGGCTTCGAAAGCTTCGCCGAGTACAGCAACACTGATTCGGACGAGACGGGAGACGTCAACGACCTGGAGCGGATGACCGCCCAGTTCACCGGCAGCTACGAATTGTCGCCCCGCTTCGCCCTGCTCGGCCGCGTCGGGTACGACGAGATCGACAGCGCCGGTTTCACCGAGGAAATGAGCGGCTTCAGCTATGGTGGCGGCTTCCGGGCGCGGCCGACGCCGCGCTCCTCAGTCGAGGTCATCGTGGGCGAGCGCTACAACGAGCTGAATGTGGAGGCGGACGCCCGTTACCAGCTTACCGACCGCATCACGGCGGGCGTGCGCTATTACCAGGACGTTGCGACCAGCTCCTACTCGGAAACGGAGCTGTTCCAGGCACGCTTCCTCCAATCGTTCGGCATCTTCGGCACG
It contains:
- a CDS encoding glycosyltransferase family 4 protein, which encodes MSVPMQLLRILSVTTLYPNAAMPSHGVFVENRLRHLVASGEVDLRVIAPVPWFPFGSEMFGAYARFASVPHAEVRHGISVTHPRYPVIPKVGMTAAPYLLARTMERAIRADIARNGDVDLIDAHYYYPDGVAAAWVAGRLGKPVVITARGTDINLIPQYPRQRRMVLDAAAAADASITVCRALKDELVALGAEAGKIHVLRNGVDLDMFRPRGRDAARARHSLTRPTVVSVGGLIERKGHHLIVEAMKEVAGADLLIAGDGEMRGALETQIARLGLGDRVRLLGRVNHADLAELYSAADLMVLASSREGWANVLLESMACGTPVAATRIWGTPEVVQTEAVGTLIEERTPAAIANAIRRMLAAPRDRAAVRAYAERFSWDETTAGQLALFREILARRAALKTAA
- a CDS encoding GNAT family N-acetyltransferase, with translation MHSNTHGLSVRIEPLRDRGRLSVQWKHLEAAARPAFFLSWTWIGTWLDTLAVAPWTVEVTRGEETVGLACFELRTAVRRKFVRSRTLFLNETGDPARDVVTLEYNRILCHPDCAQEAEDAALAALMDARGRLWDELYVRNAPPDFAARLEGLGLGVWQRLDAASAEMDLDAARAAGGVLETMSRNTRHQIRRSMRLYEERNGPLALTRAGTVAEALDFFERLGALHQPYWQARGKPGAFAHPHYLEMHRALIARAMPAGEAEVVRVRAGEHEIGYLYNFVRDGRVYFYLSGLRYEDDAKLKPGLVTHAMCAADHLERGAHVYDFMAGENRYKTQLGQEAAPLVSLTLQRRRLVFWLERAAKGLRDRFRPRS
- a CDS encoding XrtA/PEP-CTERM system exopolysaccharide export protein, whose product is MMRLPGLLKSVVLTIVLALGLSACATSNNPPAPREAVAPTASPDYVLGPLDQIQVFVWRSPELSSQVPVRPDGRISLPLIEDMQAAGKTPTQLARDIEEALKVYVQNPIVTVIVDNFQGALNQQVRVVGQAAQPQAIPFRAGMTVLDVVIATGGLTEFADGNRAVIVRYTGDTEQAYNVRLDDLIRYGDIKANVPMLPGDVLIIPEAWL
- a CDS encoding XrtA system polysaccharide chain length determinant, with product MGGDIRYLINFYLTEFWKRRWIIVGVAWIVGLLGALMVMSVPDRFESKAQLYVDTEALLLQVLKNDAATFDTERQIENVRQLMYSRPNLERVIKNTDLDLTVNDQVGMERLVANLQERLQVLRVGRDLYSVSYATNNASVAQRVVQEVLNSFIEQNLILEQTGTDKSRTFLASDLQQIEKDLEQAETKLTEFRSQNVEILSDTSSLLSRMREAESTIDQARIERSLLEARRDQLAVSLANTPQSLTSGGFVSAQAQQLAELRSQRAQLLQRFTPNHPDVQAIEQQIRGLEQSGVRTGGGGRTSQPNPVYVQLQDQLQSVELQLAQLDERVRQAQRTETTLRDTLERQPAVQQQLGQLQTTYQQLYDEYRKRRQDLSVIEMTEALKTRTTLVDYRVIEPPIEPVTPVGPNRLLMFLGVLFASVGAGLAVAFLRIQMSDNFPTLMHLRNAFEMPILGSVSMIRPARSMAQRLTSLAVWGASAAALVAIFGGLIYLYHFQLYRPNLTGISDQLYFMFRSAI
- a CDS encoding P-loop NTPase; this translates as MSLIDRVAKKYGEGKEKGSLVERTVDKAAPDSARTRAAKPAKPIGAPPAAMPVAETPAAPAKQSSEFVLDFTRLREGGFITPYNRRSRVSEEFRLIKRRLMQRMALNREGGQVRARNREHVILVTSARPGEGKSFNAVNLALSIVLDEGFNVLLVDADVARPSLSKLFNVNAPRGLTDLLGQNPPDMADVLLRERNHPLSFLPAGTAVASATDLFGSPRMNALMDDIADRYTDRIIIFDGPPLLASTEPVVLAQHVGQIVFVVDSDRTSRNAVESALDLLDRHDNVNLVLNKASAQGNTDQFGSYYDAYNRGDAA
- a CDS encoding TIGR03016 family PEP-CTERM system-associated outer membrane protein, translated to MKRAVALVTASTVAGVAVATARPLEITPYVGAEVTISDNIDLAPSGQEDSAIVTTAYGGFEALYDSPRFRGGGVLELAGDVYHGRDNGKKFDGLRLNTNAFGTAEIIPNRVYVDMSGYWRDVLINSDGRISLNPVAGAGERTGVGNITISPSYRQPLGSNLIGEVRTTHSLTGGASGDISTEVRNAARASLGTTRPFGRFGFESFAEYSNTDSDETGDVNDLERMTAQFTGSYELSPRFALLGRVGYDEIDSAGFTEEMSGFSYGGGFRARPTPRSSVEVIVGERYNELNVEADARYQLTDRITAGVRYYQDVATSSYSETELFQARFLQSFGIFGTPTESQLAFAQQEVALLQAAGFLSTGSTNRVYRSTVLSGYLSGQFNTNLVYLNVFGQERDFDILQPGDPSIDDQSINFVAGWEKQFSPRLTGTAEATYRYYTGDNPVTSDSDTYGLRLVADYQLTPNVDIYGGLIHTTRQATFNADEYRENAALFGARARF